The following coding sequences lie in one Candidatus Nitrospira allomarina genomic window:
- a CDS encoding DUF6279 family lipoprotein yields MKDLGFLHRSYWRGLCRILLLCPLLVSCNTLHITYSTADWILLWKLDRYFDLSASQENYLDLQVEAFHVWHRHHQLPLYAQFLAQIDEFSKNELSQAELENIFASVEYFRVHLARRASPPGAEFLATVTPAQIRHFEEMLDQDYRRLVSDIGDDPEMRLDKRMATTSETLTIWVGELSVDQETYIRERMRKIPDTTDVWLAHRKRRQEKLLDLLRSAHDPFSLEQGLFQWLADSKTGATEEYLVVSREWREGVQRAVLDIDRILTGDQRAHFSRKLQGLIHDIHGLIG; encoded by the coding sequence ATGAAAGATTTGGGTTTCCTCCATCGGTCATATTGGCGGGGGTTGTGTAGAATTCTGCTTTTGTGCCCCTTGTTGGTTTCCTGTAACACTCTCCACATCACGTATTCGACGGCTGATTGGATCCTCTTATGGAAACTGGATAGGTATTTTGATCTGTCTGCCTCTCAAGAAAATTATTTGGATCTCCAGGTCGAGGCATTTCATGTCTGGCATCGACACCATCAACTTCCCCTGTACGCCCAATTTCTGGCTCAAATAGATGAATTTTCAAAAAATGAACTGAGTCAGGCAGAGCTGGAGAACATCTTTGCGTCTGTTGAATACTTTCGTGTTCATCTTGCCAGGCGAGCCTCTCCACCGGGTGCGGAATTTTTAGCCACTGTCACGCCTGCCCAAATACGTCATTTCGAAGAAATGTTGGATCAAGACTATCGACGGCTTGTGTCCGATATCGGAGACGACCCGGAGATGCGTTTGGATAAACGCATGGCAACCACATCGGAAACCCTAACCATATGGGTGGGAGAGTTGTCGGTGGACCAAGAGACATATATTCGTGAGAGAATGAGGAAAATCCCTGATACCACGGATGTGTGGCTGGCCCATCGCAAAAGGCGGCAGGAAAAATTGCTTGACCTTCTTCGTTCCGCTCATGATCCGTTTAGCTTGGAACAGGGTCTCTTTCAGTGGCTGGCCGACTCCAAGACCGGTGCCACGGAGGAATATCTCGTGGTCTCCAGGGAATGGCGTGAAGGAGTTCAACGGGCCGTCTTGGACATTGACCGGATTCTGACCGGGGATCAGCGGGCACATTTCTCCAGGAAGCTGCAAGGGTTGATCCACGATATACATGGATTGATCGGGTAG
- a CDS encoding DUF427 domain-containing protein: MTQHVPEWLRAARSKWQYRGQERPPFAEKPSPGQESVWDYPRPPRLIPDHRRVVVRIRERVLADSSSTFRFLETASPPTFYLSPADVDVSGLVLTCASSLCEWKGTAQYWILAEGQNEGDPVAWIYPHPYPGFESIAGYFSFYPGRVECYVNDERVLPQPGGFYGGWVTREIVGPFKGLTGTGGW, from the coding sequence ATGACCCAACATGTGCCTGAATGGTTACGGGCGGCTCGTTCCAAATGGCAATATCGTGGACAGGAAAGACCGCCATTTGCGGAAAAGCCGTCTCCTGGCCAGGAATCCGTTTGGGATTATCCGAGGCCACCTCGTCTGATACCTGATCATCGCCGAGTGGTGGTCCGTATTCGGGAGAGGGTTCTGGCTGATTCCAGCTCCACGTTTCGATTTTTGGAGACGGCGAGCCCTCCGACTTTTTATCTTTCCCCCGCAGATGTGGATGTGTCCGGTCTGGTTCTTACGTGCGCTTCATCTCTCTGTGAATGGAAAGGAACCGCTCAGTATTGGATACTGGCAGAAGGTCAGAATGAGGGGGATCCGGTTGCCTGGATATATCCTCATCCTTATCCGGGATTTGAATCCATCGCCGGATATTTTTCCTTCTACCCCGGTCGCGTGGAATGCTACGTCAATGATGAGCGTGTGCTGCCCCAACCGGGCGGGTTTTATGGAGGATGGGTGACCAGGGAAATTGTTGGCCCGTTTAAAGGCCTAACGGGTACGGGGGGATGGTAG
- a CDS encoding glucan biosynthesis protein has product MLNRRQFLLVMGALGALAGLPQARSRAGTYGIQFGTAKPFSFDELKQHAKTMATRPYEEPLVRHDEVLESIDYDAFQQIVFKRERGLGEDGSVNFPAQFFHLGRYFKVPVKIHALEDGQSREILYRSEYYTFSGTSLGQIFPDDLGFSGFRLQDGPGATTDWMAFLGASYFRSSGELNQYGLSARGVAIDPALPTPEEFPRFTEFWLEPGAPDSKEYVIYALLDGPSVTGAFRMVCIKNQQIVMDIDANLYPRQDIKRLGVAPLTSMFWYAENNRHQIRDWRPEIHDNDGLAMWTGAGERIWRPLNNPTSVMTNSFVDTNPKGFGLLQRDRAFYHYEDDGVFYDRRPSVWIEPIGEWNEGEIQLIEIPTDDEIHDNIVIYWLPKEPVQAGSEWHYAYRLHWVATEPYLSEAVARVNHTRLGNAGIPGQPRPKGGRKFVIDFEGGPLNEVEKLDKVQPVISTSKGRIDNEYALQIVGTRSWRAFFDLYVEGKEPVNLRLFLKLGDRTLTETWLYQYLPFSYD; this is encoded by the coding sequence ATGCTGAATCGCCGACAGTTCCTCTTGGTGATGGGCGCTCTTGGTGCCTTGGCTGGACTCCCGCAGGCGCGAAGTAGAGCCGGGACTTACGGAATCCAGTTTGGTACGGCCAAACCTTTCTCATTTGATGAGCTGAAGCAACACGCCAAGACGATGGCCACCAGGCCCTATGAGGAGCCGCTGGTCCGTCATGACGAAGTCTTGGAATCGATCGACTACGACGCCTTTCAGCAGATCGTCTTTAAACGCGAGCGGGGCCTGGGCGAGGACGGTAGCGTGAATTTTCCTGCTCAATTCTTCCATCTTGGCCGGTATTTCAAAGTGCCTGTAAAGATTCATGCGCTTGAGGATGGTCAATCCAGAGAAATTCTCTACCGTTCCGAGTACTACACCTTCAGCGGAACCAGTCTCGGCCAAATCTTCCCAGATGATCTTGGCTTCTCCGGCTTTCGCCTCCAAGATGGACCAGGAGCGACCACTGATTGGATGGCGTTTCTTGGCGCCTCTTATTTCCGCAGCTCCGGGGAACTCAATCAATACGGCCTTTCGGCAAGGGGTGTGGCGATCGACCCGGCCCTCCCCACTCCGGAGGAATTTCCACGATTCACCGAATTTTGGTTGGAACCAGGAGCCCCGGACAGCAAGGAATATGTGATCTATGCCCTGCTGGATGGGCCGAGTGTGACTGGGGCTTTTCGCATGGTCTGTATTAAAAACCAGCAGATTGTCATGGATATCGACGCCAACCTCTATCCACGCCAGGACATCAAACGCCTGGGGGTCGCTCCGCTGACCAGTATGTTCTGGTATGCCGAGAACAATCGCCATCAGATCAGGGACTGGAGGCCGGAAATTCATGACAACGACGGTCTGGCGATGTGGACGGGCGCAGGCGAACGTATTTGGCGCCCACTCAATAACCCGACATCCGTCATGACCAACAGCTTCGTCGACACGAACCCCAAGGGTTTTGGGCTGCTGCAGAGGGATCGCGCCTTCTATCACTATGAGGATGACGGTGTATTCTATGACCGGAGACCGAGTGTCTGGATCGAGCCAATAGGTGAGTGGAACGAAGGCGAAATCCAATTGATCGAAATTCCGACTGACGACGAAATCCATGACAACATCGTCATCTATTGGTTGCCGAAGGAACCGGTGCAGGCAGGCTCCGAGTGGCACTACGCCTACCGGCTCCATTGGGTGGCAACCGAGCCCTATCTGTCAGAAGCCGTCGCACGGGTCAACCATACCCGACTCGGCAATGCAGGTATTCCCGGGCAGCCGCGCCCGAAAGGCGGCCGGAAATTCGTGATCGACTTCGAGGGTGGGCCGCTCAATGAGGTCGAAAAGCTGGACAAGGTTCAACCGGTCATCAGCACGTCCAAGGGCCGAATCGACAACGAATACGCGCTGCAGATAGTCGGCACGAGGAGCTGGCGAGCGTTTTTCGATCTCTATGTGGAAGGCAAGGAGCCGGTCAATCTCCGCCTCTTTCTCAAACTTGGAGATCGAACACTGACCGAAACCTGGCTCTACCAATACCTGCCCTTTAGCTATGACTAG
- a CDS encoding InlB B-repeat-containing protein, producing MKVLPLGAIVFVLVLLGGVFPSMAQAVDLTINFMGSGPGGRVEGSPGPPDTDPFSVFNTSSKTVTIAYDTPPSSPVILTAIGTGQGADRSTFAGWPSCPSSSGNTCTVVLNTNQTVTVTFDLVSVTPPVTPPVNLTVNFAGTGTGQVNGSGTGTATFNIFRSGTIPYDLVQPPSSVTLTATPTSFGASLSTFAGWSGSGCSGTGTCTVSMSAARTVTATFTLVQRILTVTKAGTGSGTVTSVPAGISCGNDCTESYANGTSVTLTAVESAGSTFGGWSGGGCSGTGTCTVSMTAAQAVTATFTPVQRTLRVTKAGTGSGTVTSVPGGISCGNDCSGSYANGTSVTLTAVASTGSTFGGWSGGGCTGTGTCVVTMTAAQTVTATFAPVQQTLTVTKAGTGSGTVTSVPEGISCGNDCMEGYANGTSVTLTAVASTGSTFGGWSGGGCTGTGTCVVTMSAAQTVTATFAPVQRTLSITKAGTGSGTVTSVPAGISCGSDCTEGYANGTSVTLTAVASAGSTFIGWSGSGCEATGTGTCTVSMTAARTVTATFTQNPGNQPPSVSAGPSITVALPNTASLNGTVTDDGLPATPGTVSSTWSKVSGPGTVTFGNASALNTTASFSQAGTYVLRLSVTDGEFLRSSDLTITANNQGARKLSNDLNADGTADLLWRNSLNGLVVGWLMNDAAVTTTGVLGGVSSNWQIMGTGDVNADGQADVIWRNTTTGVVAVWFMNGLTHTSTGFPGSASLKYVIKGIGDVDGNGTADLIWHNSVSGGLAIWLMNGSTITKFGFPGSAPVQWEVTGVGDVNADEKADVIWRNTTTGAVAVWFMNGLTHTSTGFPGSAPLSYVIKEIGDVDGNGTADIVWHNKLNGSVAIWIMNGPTVAFVGFPGGVPLDWQITGMGDVNADGQDDVIWQNRTSGAVALWLMNGKDVMDTKFPRGTSTDWEIQ from the coding sequence ATGAAGGTATTGCCTTTGGGGGCTATCGTTTTTGTCCTGGTATTGTTAGGTGGAGTGTTTCCGTCCATGGCTCAGGCCGTGGACCTTACCATTAACTTTATGGGTTCAGGGCCCGGAGGAAGGGTTGAAGGAAGTCCGGGGCCGCCGGATACAGATCCATTTAGTGTTTTCAACACCTCTTCCAAAACTGTTACCATAGCTTATGATACACCACCATCCTCCCCTGTTATCCTTACGGCAATAGGTACGGGACAAGGTGCAGATCGGTCCACATTTGCTGGTTGGCCCAGTTGCCCATCATCGTCTGGCAATACGTGCACGGTGGTGCTAAATACTAACCAGACAGTGACCGTGACCTTTGATCTGGTTTCGGTCACTCCCCCGGTCACTCCCCCTGTCAATCTTACTGTCAATTTTGCGGGAACGGGAACGGGACAGGTCAATGGAAGTGGGACAGGAACCGCTACATTCAATATATTTAGGAGTGGAACCATACCCTACGACCTTGTTCAACCACCTTCTTCCGTCACTCTTACCGCCACTCCGACTAGTTTCGGGGCATCCCTGTCAACCTTTGCTGGGTGGAGCGGTTCCGGGTGCTCAGGCACAGGCACGTGCACAGTGAGTATGTCGGCTGCGCGGACGGTGACCGCCACATTTACGCTCGTGCAACGGATATTGACGGTCACAAAGGCCGGGACGGGCAGTGGGACGGTGACTAGTGTGCCCGCGGGCATCTCCTGCGGGAACGACTGTACGGAGAGTTATGCCAATGGGACGTCGGTAACGCTGACGGCGGTGGAGAGTGCAGGCTCGACGTTTGGGGGCTGGAGCGGGGGCGGCTGTTCGGGCACGGGGACGTGTACGGTGAGTATGACGGCGGCGCAGGCGGTGACCGCGACGTTTACGCCCGTGCAACGGACCCTGAGGGTTACGAAGGCCGGGACGGGCAGTGGAACCGTGACCAGTGTGCCCGGAGGCATCTCCTGCGGGAACGACTGTTCGGGGAGTTATGCCAATGGGACGTCGGTAACGCTGACGGCGGTGGCGAGTACAGGCTCGACGTTTGGGGGCTGGAGCGGCGGCGGGTGTACGGGCACAGGCACGTGCGTCGTGACCATGACGGCGGCGCAGACGGTGACCGCGACGTTTGCGCCCGTGCAACAGACCCTGACAGTGACCAAGGCCGGGACGGGCAGTGGGACGGTGACCAGTGTGCCCGAGGGCATTTCTTGCGGGAACGATTGTATGGAGGGCTATGCCAACGGGACGTCGGTGACGCTGACGGCGGTGGCGAGTACAGGCTCGACGTTTGGGGGCTGGAGCGGCGGCGGGTGTACGGGCACAGGCACGTGCGTCGTGACCATGTCGGCGGCGCAGACGGTGACCGCGACGTTTGCGCCCGTGCAACGGACCCTGTCAATCACGAAAGCCGGGACGGGCAGTGGGACGGTGACTAGTGTGCCCGCGGGCATCTCTTGCGGGAGCGACTGTACGGAGGGCTATGCCAATGGAACGTCGGTGACGCTGACGGCGGTGGCGAGTGCAGGCTCGACGTTCATAGGCTGGAGTGGCAGCGGATGTGAGGCCACGGGCACGGGCACCTGCACGGTGAGTATGACGGCCGCACGGACGGTGACGGCTACCTTTACCCAGAATCCCGGAAATCAACCGCCGTCGGTAAGTGCAGGACCCTCCATCACAGTTGCACTGCCGAATACGGCTTCGCTGAACGGGACGGTGACGGATGATGGTCTGCCGGCTACCCCAGGGACGGTATCCAGTACCTGGAGTAAAGTGAGCGGACCGGGAACGGTGACCTTTGGTAATGCGTCGGCCCTGAATACAACCGCCAGTTTCAGCCAAGCGGGAACCTATGTGTTGCGGTTGTCTGTGACGGATGGTGAGTTCTTACGTAGTTCAGATTTGACTATTACCGCGAACAATCAGGGCGCAAGGAAGTTATCTAACGACTTGAACGCTGACGGAACGGCAGACCTCCTTTGGCGAAATAGCCTCAATGGGCTTGTGGTGGGCTGGCTCATGAATGATGCTGCGGTGACCACCACCGGTGTGTTGGGTGGTGTTTCATCGAATTGGCAGATCATGGGTACGGGCGATGTGAATGCCGACGGCCAGGCCGACGTGATTTGGAGAAATACGACGACCGGTGTCGTGGCGGTGTGGTTTATGAATGGGTTGACCCATACGTCGACGGGATTTCCCGGGAGCGCGTCCCTCAAATATGTAATCAAAGGAATCGGTGATGTGGATGGCAACGGGACCGCGGATCTTATCTGGCACAATAGCGTCAGCGGGGGTTTGGCTATCTGGCTTATGAACGGGTCGACCATTACCAAATTTGGGTTCCCTGGCAGTGCGCCTGTGCAATGGGAAGTCACCGGTGTCGGTGATGTGAATGCCGATGAAAAAGCCGATGTGATTTGGCGGAACACGACGACCGGGGCGGTGGCGGTGTGGTTCATGAACGGCTTGACCCATACGTCGACGGGATTTCCCGGGAGTGCGCCTCTCAGTTATGTCATTAAGGAAATCGGGGATGTGGATGGCAACGGAACCGCCGATATCGTTTGGCACAATAAGTTAAATGGTTCGGTGGCCATTTGGATTATGAACGGGCCCACTGTGGCCTTTGTCGGATTTCCTGGTGGAGTGCCCCTGGACTGGCAGATCACGGGAATGGGTGATGTGAATGCGGATGGTCAGGATGACGTCATTTGGCAAAACCGCACTAGTGGGGCGGTGGCGCTGTGGTTAATGAACGGGAAAGACGTCATGGATACCAAATTTCCGCGCGGCACCTCTACCGACTGGGAGATTCAATAA
- a CDS encoding FG-GAP repeat domain-containing protein — MSNQLMSKQIIPYLPGLSQTIISLILVGMVGLSVPSQSHAYKIQIGVSGPIGGNSVVEENGRTEIQLDTGPVIGPDGEAGSAYATANLATGTLALKVTSTTPDQSSQEGMGLASIQINDRLRFRLDPGVAIANIRFSMRVDGFPSCRDLSSNCFTNAIIRLGEMSDQALGLPLPDPKELEVRVTVVDGQELPIEAFLSARVEMNNLIDVSDPSATIRLILPKGVSFTSESGVFLGLQPPLEEPSPRAPVSSDLNGDGKADIVWRNVRTGEVAVWLMNGGLIGSSGFLGGVSSDWQIVGVGDVSNDGMADIVWRNTLSGAVAVWFLNGLTITSASFPGSASLDWVIKGVGDMDGNGSADLIWHNMQNGAVAVWLMDGPSISRFRSLPGVPLAWQIVGIGDVNADGLADIIWRHSGGVSAVWIMDEATITSVGFLGGTTPAWEKAGFGDLNGDGTTDMVWRHTSTGKVGIWLMDGGAIEVSGFLPGMPSGWRIAQVGDADGDGKADVIWHNRSTGQVAVWLMDGLTLSSTEFPGST; from the coding sequence ATGTCAAATCAACTGATGTCGAAACAGATAATACCCTACCTACCCGGTCTGAGCCAGACTATCATATCCCTAATTCTGGTGGGGATGGTGGGTCTGTCTGTCCCGTCACAGAGCCATGCGTATAAAATCCAAATTGGTGTTTCAGGGCCGATTGGGGGAAATTCAGTTGTCGAGGAAAATGGACGTACTGAAATCCAATTGGACACGGGTCCGGTAATCGGACCAGACGGTGAAGCCGGCTCTGCCTATGCCACAGCTAATTTAGCCACTGGAACCCTCGCGCTTAAAGTGACCTCGACGACTCCAGATCAAAGTTCGCAAGAGGGCATGGGATTGGCCTCCATTCAAATCAATGATCGGTTGAGGTTTAGGTTGGATCCGGGCGTGGCCATTGCAAACATCAGATTTTCTATGAGGGTCGACGGGTTTCCCTCTTGTCGGGATTTGTCTTCCAATTGTTTTACCAATGCGATCATTCGTTTGGGAGAGATGAGTGACCAGGCTCTTGGGCTTCCTCTACCGGATCCAAAGGAATTGGAGGTTAGAGTCACAGTTGTTGATGGGCAGGAGCTACCCATTGAGGCGTTTTTATCGGCCAGGGTTGAGATGAATAACCTCATTGATGTCAGCGATCCAAGTGCGACTATCCGATTAATTCTGCCAAAGGGGGTAAGCTTTACCTCAGAATCTGGGGTATTCCTTGGCCTTCAGCCTCCTTTAGAGGAACCCTCTCCTCGTGCCCCTGTCAGTTCTGATCTCAATGGAGATGGCAAGGCGGATATTGTCTGGCGCAATGTGAGAACCGGTGAAGTGGCGGTGTGGTTAATGAATGGTGGTTTGATTGGTTCTTCTGGATTCTTGGGTGGGGTCTCATCCGATTGGCAGATCGTTGGAGTGGGTGATGTGAGTAATGACGGAATGGCTGATATTGTCTGGCGCAACACTCTAAGTGGCGCGGTGGCTGTATGGTTTTTGAACGGGTTGACGATCACGTCGGCCAGTTTCCCCGGGAGCGCTTCCTTGGATTGGGTAATTAAGGGAGTGGGCGATATGGACGGCAATGGAAGTGCCGATCTCATCTGGCACAATATGCAAAACGGAGCTGTTGCGGTCTGGCTCATGGATGGGCCCTCAATTAGCAGATTCCGTTCACTGCCCGGTGTGCCCTTAGCGTGGCAGATCGTTGGGATAGGTGATGTGAATGCGGATGGTCTGGCGGATATCATTTGGCGCCATAGCGGAGGGGTATCTGCTGTGTGGATAATGGATGAGGCGACGATCACCTCGGTGGGATTCCTCGGAGGGACCACACCAGCGTGGGAGAAAGCTGGCTTTGGTGATTTAAACGGAGATGGGACGACTGATATGGTCTGGCGTCATACTAGCACCGGGAAGGTGGGGATCTGGTTGATGGACGGAGGGGCAATTGAGGTATCCGGTTTTTTACCGGGTATGCCCTCGGGGTGGCGTATTGCGCAGGTTGGTGACGCAGATGGAGATGGAAAGGCCGATGTGATCTGGCATAATCGCAGTACAGGACAGGTGGCGGTCTGGCTCATGGATGGCCTGACCTTGTCCTCGACAGAATTTCCCGGTAGCACGTAG
- a CDS encoding acyloxyacyl hydrolase codes for MLCMVETAWGVDFDARDRVTKGTLEFGFLTGYWQGNNAFGNEPSANRSAVYFLPQLGLVLTDEISSGWTSGNVEVLIEPLAAHYYQPFSASAFGGSLMVKYNFLNFGRWMPFWDGGAGMLWTDLGPRIPEQSTQFNFVLQTGPGVSYFVTENTAVTLGIRFHHISNAGIGERNIGLNGCLFNVGISFFSP; via the coding sequence ATGCTTTGTATGGTTGAAACCGCGTGGGGTGTGGATTTTGATGCCAGAGATCGTGTGACCAAGGGCACCCTCGAGTTCGGATTTCTCACCGGCTATTGGCAAGGGAATAACGCCTTTGGTAATGAACCGTCAGCTAATCGCAGCGCCGTCTATTTCCTACCTCAATTGGGTCTGGTGTTGACGGATGAAATTAGCTCAGGTTGGACCTCCGGTAATGTCGAAGTGTTAATTGAACCGTTGGCTGCGCACTATTACCAACCGTTTAGCGCCTCAGCGTTCGGAGGCTCGTTAATGGTGAAATATAATTTTCTCAACTTTGGACGGTGGATGCCATTTTGGGATGGTGGAGCAGGCATGTTGTGGACGGACCTGGGACCCCGGATTCCCGAACAAAGCACGCAATTTAATTTTGTCCTCCAAACGGGTCCGGGTGTCTCGTATTTTGTGACAGAAAATACGGCGGTGACCCTCGGTATTCGCTTCCATCATATTTCCAACGCAGGGATTGGGGAACGGAATATTGGGTTGAATGGCTGCCTCTTCAATGTCGGCATTTCTTTTTTTTCCCCGTGA
- a CDS encoding sodium-dependent transporter: protein MNISDRQSMHGQWSSRWTFILAATGAAVGLGNIWKFPYLTGQNGGSAFVLVYILCVAALGIPLMMAEILLGRRGRSTPIRSMQVLSEETNTTQWWQIVGWSGTLAGMLILSYYSVIGGWTLAYIFKSGAGTFSGTTGQFAADTFSNFVGNGTTLFIWHTVFMILTMTVVAGGVKGGLERAIQFLMPTLFLLLLLMVAYSMTTGFFGKGLEFLFTPDFSKLTGASMLTAMGQAFFSLSLGMGTIMIYGSYVPKDTSIASTSIIIGLADTLVALLAGMAIFPIVFANNMEPGSGPGLIFQTLPVAFGNMPGGLAFGSLFFILLLVAAWTSSISLIEPLVTWLIETFGLSRIKASLYSGVITWLIGLGTVWSFNWWAEIKFFGLTFFDLLDFVTSNLMLPLGGILIALFAGWLMKAESTQSELNIHHPSLYFAWQSLVRYIAPIAVFIVLLNAIGIL, encoded by the coding sequence ATGAATATTTCCGATCGACAATCCATGCATGGCCAATGGTCCTCCCGATGGACCTTCATCCTTGCGGCCACGGGTGCGGCCGTGGGGTTGGGTAATATTTGGAAATTCCCCTACCTCACGGGACAAAATGGAGGAAGTGCGTTTGTCCTGGTGTATATCCTCTGCGTGGCAGCCCTGGGAATCCCCTTGATGATGGCCGAAATTTTGTTGGGCCGGAGAGGACGTTCCACGCCAATTCGTTCCATGCAAGTGCTGTCGGAAGAAACCAACACCACTCAATGGTGGCAAATTGTTGGCTGGTCCGGCACTTTGGCAGGCATGTTGATCCTTTCCTACTACAGTGTCATTGGCGGCTGGACGCTGGCCTATATTTTCAAATCAGGCGCCGGGACTTTCAGCGGGACGACGGGCCAATTTGCTGCAGACACCTTTAGCAATTTTGTAGGGAACGGAACGACGCTCTTCATTTGGCACACGGTATTTATGATCCTGACCATGACCGTCGTGGCAGGTGGGGTCAAAGGGGGATTGGAAAGAGCGATTCAATTTCTCATGCCGACTCTTTTCCTCCTTTTGCTGCTTATGGTCGCCTACAGCATGACCACGGGGTTTTTTGGAAAAGGTCTGGAATTTCTCTTTACCCCGGACTTCAGCAAATTGACCGGCGCAAGCATGTTGACAGCCATGGGTCAAGCCTTCTTTAGCCTCAGCCTGGGCATGGGCACCATCATGATCTACGGCTCGTATGTTCCCAAGGACACCTCAATTGCCTCCACCTCAATAATCATTGGCCTAGCTGACACCCTTGTTGCCTTATTAGCCGGGATGGCCATTTTTCCAATCGTATTTGCAAACAATATGGAGCCAGGCTCCGGTCCAGGTCTCATTTTTCAAACACTGCCCGTCGCGTTCGGCAACATGCCCGGCGGCCTTGCCTTCGGTTCGCTCTTTTTCATTCTCCTGCTTGTGGCCGCCTGGACGTCGTCGATTTCTTTGATCGAGCCCCTGGTCACATGGCTCATTGAAACGTTTGGATTATCACGAATCAAGGCTTCCTTGTATTCAGGGGTCATCACCTGGCTGATTGGCCTCGGTACAGTCTGGTCATTCAATTGGTGGGCAGAAATCAAGTTTTTTGGTTTAACCTTTTTTGACCTGTTAGATTTTGTGACATCCAATCTCATGCTCCCCCTGGGTGGGATTCTCATTGCCCTCTTTGCCGGGTGGCTCATGAAGGCCGAAAGCACCCAGTCCGAACTCAACATTCATCATCCCAGCCTCTACTTTGCCTGGCAGTCCCTCGTACGTTACATCGCCCCAATTGCTGTATTTATTGTCCTATTGAACGCCATCGGCATTTTATAG
- a CDS encoding FAD-dependent thymidylate synthase, whose amino-acid sequence MSDEQRNRKVIALAPMPPEKSAYALARYSRSPDSIEESLRWVHSHSSEKFWEQFYFAYGHGSIADLGHATVCFEHISELAAIRLEDEPLWDGQAKSSRYQNFAAAGCYVPSEIANTEIEGEYRGILGSLYNIYRLLKDPIQTHLGKRYPRPESMKSADYDRTLSARTYDVIRYLLPLAAMTNVGQVVSIRTLEKQITRLLSAQLPELKGIGEDLKAACAKSPSTVWAELQQEETKGLEALAPTLARYAGANEYQGSVYKDVLRQVKGRLKQAGYDDPQSWKGRDQPVDLLEPHAPLDELVTTLVYRVSHAPYRFLLEWVQEWSEKEKQEVVDAALRGRGPHDDLIKEFRSGYAFIFDILMDIGGWRDMHRHRRCQQIQQNFTTIHGYEVPSVLSEAGVEREYRQAMDAVRMDIERLRVSNQEAALYAIPFGFRVRCLFKMDFAEVEYIAKLRSGVKGHWSYRTVAWLMKQKMLERHPYLGSLMEATSPDIEDSLTR is encoded by the coding sequence ATGAGTGACGAGCAACGAAATCGGAAAGTGATTGCTCTGGCCCCCATGCCGCCGGAAAAATCTGCCTATGCCCTAGCTCGATATAGTCGTTCACCGGATTCTATTGAGGAAAGTCTGCGATGGGTCCATTCCCATTCTTCCGAAAAGTTTTGGGAGCAGTTTTATTTTGCCTATGGGCACGGTTCGATTGCCGATCTTGGGCATGCGACGGTGTGTTTCGAACATATTTCTGAACTGGCGGCTATTCGTCTTGAGGATGAACCTCTGTGGGATGGGCAAGCCAAATCCAGCCGCTATCAAAACTTTGCGGCAGCCGGCTGTTACGTGCCTAGCGAGATTGCTAATACGGAAATCGAAGGGGAATATCGCGGCATCCTGGGCAGCCTCTATAACATTTATCGGTTGTTGAAAGATCCGATCCAAACCCATTTGGGGAAGCGATATCCCAGGCCGGAGAGTATGAAATCCGCAGATTACGATCGAACCCTCAGTGCTCGAACCTATGATGTCATTCGCTATCTGCTTCCACTGGCGGCGATGACGAATGTGGGGCAGGTGGTCAGTATTCGCACATTGGAAAAGCAAATCACGCGGTTGCTGTCTGCTCAATTGCCGGAATTAAAGGGAATTGGAGAAGATCTGAAGGCTGCATGTGCCAAATCACCCTCAACGGTATGGGCCGAGTTGCAGCAAGAAGAGACCAAAGGGTTAGAGGCCTTGGCGCCGACCTTAGCCCGGTATGCAGGGGCTAACGAATATCAAGGTTCGGTATATAAGGACGTACTTCGCCAGGTGAAAGGGCGACTCAAACAGGCTGGCTATGATGATCCGCAATCCTGGAAAGGAAGGGATCAGCCGGTTGATTTGCTGGAACCGCATGCGCCATTAGATGAATTAGTGACGACGCTGGTATACCGAGTGAGCCATGCCCCTTACCGGTTTCTCCTTGAGTGGGTACAAGAGTGGTCGGAAAAAGAGAAACAGGAAGTGGTCGATGCCGCGCTACGCGGTCGTGGTCCTCATGACGATTTGATAAAGGAATTCCGCTCCGGATATGCCTTTATCTTTGACATTCTGATGGATATCGGTGGGTGGAGGGATATGCACCGGCACCGGCGTTGTCAGCAGATTCAGCAAAATTTTACGACGATTCATGGGTACGAGGTACCGTCCGTTTTATCGGAGGCAGGAGTGGAGAGAGAATATCGGCAAGCCATGGATGCCGTGCGAATGGATATAGAGCGGTTGCGTGTCAGTAATCAGGAGGCGGCTCTCTATGCCATTCCATTTGGTTTTCGTGTTCGGTGTTTGTTTAAAATGGATTTTGCTGAAGTTGAGTATATTGCCAAATTGCGGTCCGGGGTAAAGGGCCATTGGTCGTATCGAACCGTGGCCTGGCTTATGAAACAAAAGATGCTTGAGCGACATCCGTATCTAGGCAGCCTCATGGAGGCCACGTCGCCAGATATTGAAGATTCGCTGACACGGTAG